One Arthrobacter sp. StoSoilB19 DNA window includes the following coding sequences:
- a CDS encoding ABC transporter permease, with protein MSTAAMQEAQQPAPLLRRVLLQGKYEALTMLRNGEQLILAVVLPLLALVGLTVTPFLDGMGSSRINVAVPGILALCAMSTAFTGQGIATGFDRRYGVLRFLSTTPLGRGGLIAGKVLSVLAVLCLQVVVVGVVALALGWQPTAAGWLPGLALLALGAAAFTALGLLVAGTVRPEATLAITNLLWILLGAMGGIVIPAGRLPAAAQAVVHFLPSGALGESMRAAFLDGAVNGGAALILLLWTVIAGAAAIRWFKWN; from the coding sequence ATGAGCACCGCAGCAATGCAGGAGGCCCAGCAGCCGGCGCCCCTGCTGCGCCGGGTCCTGCTGCAGGGCAAGTACGAGGCACTGACAATGCTGCGGAACGGCGAGCAGCTGATCCTGGCAGTGGTGCTGCCGCTGCTGGCACTTGTGGGCCTGACGGTCACCCCGTTCCTGGACGGAATGGGATCCAGCCGCATCAACGTGGCCGTTCCCGGAATCCTGGCCCTGTGTGCGATGTCCACGGCCTTCACCGGCCAGGGCATCGCCACCGGCTTCGACCGCCGCTACGGCGTACTCCGGTTCCTGTCCACCACCCCCTTGGGCCGCGGCGGCCTGATTGCCGGCAAAGTCCTGTCGGTCCTGGCCGTTCTGTGCCTCCAGGTGGTGGTGGTTGGCGTGGTTGCCCTGGCCCTGGGATGGCAGCCGACGGCGGCGGGCTGGCTCCCGGGGCTGGCGCTGCTCGCGCTGGGCGCGGCGGCTTTCACCGCGCTGGGGCTGCTGGTGGCCGGGACAGTCCGGCCGGAAGCCACGCTGGCCATCACCAACCTGCTGTGGATCCTCCTCGGCGCCATGGGCGGCATCGTCATCCCCGCGGGGCGACTGCCTGCCGCCGCGCAGGCAGTCGTGCACTTCCTGCCCTCCGGCGCCCTGGGCGAATCGATGCGGGCCGCCTTCCTGGACGGGGCCGTGAACGGCGGCGCCGCCCTCATCCTGCTGCTCTGGACGGTCATCGCCGGCGCCGCAGCCATCCGTTGGTTCAAGTGGAATTGA
- a CDS encoding ABC transporter ATP-binding protein: MRSPQSPVLSIHGLIKDVGPLSSLDGKMLRVVSGVSLVAERGQVTALLGANGAGKTTTLECAQGLQKRSGGTISLLGQDPAAAGADLRSRVGVMLQDGGLPPSARPLPLLRHIAGLYARPWPLEDLVGRLGIDSFSRTSVRRLSGGQKQRLALAAALVGRPEVLFLDEPSAGLDPQSRQLVFDLIAELRDSGMGIILTTHLMDDAQRLADYVYIIDGGRNVAEGTVQELLQRSPVADQDGGHIRTLAFEAPPGLDLAAALPDDVDVSEPRAGSYTITGALTPRHLSALARWWEAKGIMPASMSLQARSLEDVFLDISGKDIR, encoded by the coding sequence GTGCGATCCCCCCAGTCCCCCGTTCTGTCCATCCATGGGCTCATCAAGGACGTCGGCCCCCTTTCCAGCCTGGACGGAAAGATGCTCAGGGTTGTCAGCGGCGTTTCACTCGTTGCCGAGCGCGGACAGGTAACCGCCCTCCTCGGCGCCAACGGTGCCGGAAAAACCACCACCCTCGAATGCGCCCAGGGCCTGCAAAAGCGCAGTGGCGGCACCATCTCGCTGCTGGGCCAGGACCCGGCGGCGGCAGGCGCTGACCTCCGGTCCCGCGTCGGCGTGATGCTGCAGGACGGCGGCCTCCCGCCGTCGGCCCGGCCCCTGCCGCTGCTGCGGCACATCGCCGGGCTGTACGCCCGCCCGTGGCCGCTGGAAGACCTGGTGGGCAGGCTGGGCATCGACTCCTTCAGCCGGACCAGCGTGCGCAGGCTGTCCGGCGGCCAGAAACAGCGCCTGGCACTCGCCGCCGCCCTGGTGGGCAGGCCCGAAGTATTGTTCCTGGACGAGCCCAGCGCCGGACTGGACCCGCAGTCCCGGCAGCTGGTGTTCGACCTGATCGCCGAGTTGCGTGACAGTGGGATGGGGATCATCCTCACCACCCACCTGATGGACGACGCCCAGCGCCTGGCGGACTACGTGTACATCATCGACGGCGGCCGCAACGTTGCCGAAGGGACCGTGCAGGAACTGCTGCAGCGCAGCCCCGTTGCGGACCAGGACGGCGGGCACATCCGGACGCTGGCGTTCGAAGCCCCGCCCGGGCTGGACCTGGCAGCCGCTTTGCCGGATGACGTGGACGTTTCCGAACCCCGTGCCGGCAGCTACACCATCACCGGCGCCCTGACGCCCCGGCACCTCTCCGCCCTGGCCCGGTGGTGGGAGGCGAAGGGAATCATGCCCGCCTCAATGAGCCTTCAGGCGCGTAGCCTTGAAGACGTCTTTTTGGATATCTCGGGAAAGGACATCCGATGA